A single genomic interval of Lynx canadensis isolate LIC74 chromosome A2, mLynCan4.pri.v2, whole genome shotgun sequence harbors:
- the ABHD14B gene encoding protein ABHD14B, protein MCIWGRFLGAAPSRVLGTQGAEGLWETEAAATRKRSNGTDRPATSCGHKRAPRSTAWSPPSARPIPGFPAPGLSRSQHSPASCLREPTQLLRCFTSAAASMAGVEQHEGTIQVQQGQSLFFREARPGGGQAACFSVLLLHGIRFSSETWQNLGTLHSLAQAGYRAVAIDLPGLGRSKEAAAPAPIGELVPSSFLAAVVDALDLGPPVVISPSLSGMYSLPFLTAPGSQLRGYVPVAPICTDKINAADYASVKTSTLIVYGDQDPMGLTSFEHLKHLPNHRVLVMEGAGHPCYLDKPGEWHTGLLDFLQGLA, encoded by the exons ATGTGCATCTGGGGCAGGTTTCTGGGAGCCGCACCTAGCCGGGTACTTGGAACACAAGGGGCCGAGGGgctctgggaaactgaggccgctGCGACAAGAAAGAGGTCTAACGGCACCGACAGGCCTGCGACGTCTTGTGGCCACAAGAGGGCGCCCCGTAGCACGGCCTGGTCCCCGCCCTCGGCCAGGCCAATTCCCGGTTTCCCTGCCCCGGGCCTCAGTCGCAGCCAGCACTCGCCTGCTTCTTGTCTGCGCGAGCCTACGCAGCTCCTCAG GTGCTTCACCAGTGCAGCAGCCAGTATGGCGGGTGTGGAGCAGCACGAGGGCACCATCCAGGTGCAGCAGGGCCAGAGCCTCTTCTTCCGAGAGGCTCGGCCAGGCGGTGGACAGGCTGCCTGCTTCTCAGTTCTGCTGTTGCATGGTATCCGCTTCTCCTCTGAGACCTGGCAGAACCTGGGCACGCTGCACAGTCTGGCTCAGGCTGGCTACCGGGCTGTGGCCATCGACCTGCCAG GTCTGGGGCGCTCCAAGGAAGCAGCAGCCCCTGCCCCTATTGGAGAGCTGGTCCCCAGCAGCTTCCTGGCAGCTGTGGTAGATGCCTTGGACCTGGGTCCCCCAGTTGTGATCAGCCCGTCGTTGAGTGGCATGTACTCCCTGCCCTTCCTGACAGCCCCCGGCTCCCAGCTCCGGGGCTACGTGCCAGTGGCCCCTATCTGCACTGACAAAATCAATGCTGCCGACTATGCCAGTGTGAAG aCCTCAACACTTATTGTATATGGAGACCAGGACCCCATGGGTCTGACCAGCTTTGAGCACCTGAAGCATCTGCCCAACCACCGTGTGTTGGTCATGGAGGGGGCAGGGCACCCCTGTTACCTTGACAAACCTGGGGAGTGGCACACAGGGTTGCTGGATTTCCTGCAGGGGCTAGCATGA